The following are encoded in a window of Dictyostelium discoideum AX4 chromosome 6 chromosome, whole genome shotgun sequence genomic DNA:
- the docC gene encoding DOCK family protein, protein MIEIKNKNMKSSIGDDDDDYGGGGNNNNNNNNNNISSSIVVSSYPHSPPNTPNNNNNNNNTNGNKKQHHIQGEFDYYDEEEEEEEESDIGIQNRLFLNPNYKQHHRSRSITISGSPTPKNYTQNQRYSDDTVLLKSSNGCGGNNNNSSSNTATTLSVGSYESPCRLLSSSGGSNSNGVIFSPISVTPTASPLNTPVSSHTLQSVTLTLSPFSIQKRSATIQLPSTTTTTTTTTTTTTTTTTTDQNLLTPPATPQTPQQKVFSPPRRRNTCANLTNKLYSVYSPHKSPPDNNNNSNNSNEVIVNSPISISLSSQKYLSNHHHQQHQHHQSVSLSDYLCNKTSTDNENDDVSTTTTTTNTNKSNNNNNNNNNNNNNNNNNGMNLLNKIKSKLKEDKIKHYETIFSAYNESYETLKEGGISVLNGEVLVCIFQYLDIKEICCLAQTCSWWRIVSEQNVLWLKKFNERFQRPKTIIDRFSPNESWKELYIQHYFLDTSYMEFERLLSLFPVTVEYELDITILLSKVLNYLKHTECRSEYIDKLEHLKNIHLTFSNKIEAANCYIKHSELISWDSNQYFQQEFGYPRESHSDRKERILKAAIHLLFESKYWERCLILINQLRKKYKKELKKQNNNNNNNNNNNNNNNNNNNNNNNNNNNNNNNNEINNNNNINNNNNENNENNENNNNNNCNIPIKNLLVLKMIEISKLEHQCYQSIESKERFFEEYFFVEFRGKGSFPKSVDGKDFIFRGKELEKLGSFVSRLKNRYPGAQVIPKQQGVDLSQTNGQFIHIRPCKPVLLPKDIISSGSGRGGNICNNSSKIISGISGYSNKTHYKSLKSFINNNSKVFYFSAPFKKNLNNNNINNNNNNNNNNNNNNNNNEFLMLWTRDTYIISKSIFPSLIRNSMISEIVEIEKNPLENAIESLKRKNKELDKIFNQCKKSMQWNSHLTMSLNGVVDAVVSGGINMYRMFFQQSYLDSNPITHLDLLIKLKQLLLDQKSLLEFGLDIHSHLCPDNMKALQQNMELCFEKWKQIVNELIIPSSSSSSSSSSVNNQDKDKDKRESTEIYDNHVKQLSRSHSDLESILKQLDENTSGSTCTTPTKQQQQQTSSTPSSPLSTINQIQNQLNQNQIEQLLKLQTEKSKEREREKERKKEMESLALLASLELDSTINENIFEMVNTNNNSNNHRNSGKLTSNKPPIQIKSITTPIKQSNQQPNQQSNQQSNQQPLPIQPQRPSSSLSNSSSNITSNTLSIPRPSSSLSNSSPCLSNSPPKLTPTKSTLNINPSPQKKPTSPKTQNKITTKLSSSSSTTSASTSTSNTPKTTTTNSTITNTTSSQTNSTLTSTTTKQTPTKSSNNYLKPPSVARPSTISRSLTSISTPPSTSKSSSSSTTNKLNITTPTKTRPTIGSNTTFITPKKESLPIPITPSSTKKSSSYSLSSTSVPSTTTTTTTSSHSSFTRPTQSTLARKLEVESKKSTTLRIKSKDRPAIIEPKTPQAKKQFIVPTTPTNTTTTTTTTTTKSTGITSSSFKKSLYEIGDPSLISPTMSTTSSSSSSTSSTTSSTTSSSVYSSSMSSSYSSRSSGGIKTSSLSSSSSHMFGGSGIQIKHGNNNSKLSPSSFNPNMIQMKSSSSSSSSSSYSSSSSSTASTTTTPSPPLSTINLNTNTIPSLDISKPIEKPPQPIASKKRLSITDSIKSVVNLLNVDDSKKIKTSTLKSSSISINSSVSSTLKPLPKKRI, encoded by the coding sequence atgattgaaattaaaaataaaaatatgaaGAGTAGTAtaggtgatgatgatgatgattatggTGGAGgaggtaataataataataataataataataacaatatatcatcatcaatagtAGTATCATCATATCCTCATTCACCACCAAATACaccaaacaataataacaataataataatacaaatggtaataaaaaacaacacCATATTCAAGgtgaatttgattattatgaCGAAGAAGAGGAGGAAGAGGAAGAAAGTGATATTGGAATTCAAAATCGATTATTCTTAAATCCAAATTATAAACAACATCATCGTAGTAGATCAATAACAATATCAGGATCACCAACACCAAAGAATTATACTCAAAATCAAAGATACTCTGATGATACAGTTTTATTGAAATCATCAaatggttgtggtggtaataataataatagtagtagtaatactGCAACCACACTATCAGTTGGCTCATATGAATCACCATGTCGATTATTATCAAGTAGTGGcggtagtaatagtaatggagTTATATTCTCACCAATCTCTGTTACACCAACTGCATCACCATTAAATACACCAGTTAGTTCACATACTCTTCAATCAGTTACCTTAAcattatcaccattttcaattcaaaaaagaTCTGCAACTATACAATTaccttcaacaacaacaacaacaacaacaacaacaacaacaacaacaacaactactacaacagatcaaaatttattaactCCACCTGCAACACCACAAACACCTCAACAAAAAGTATTCTCACCAccaagaagaagaaatacTTGTgcaaatttaacaaataaattatattcagTTTATTCACCACATAAATCACCaccagataataataataatagtaataatagtaatgaagTAATAGTTAattcaccaatttcaatatcACTATCGTcacaaaaatatttatcaaatcatcatcatcaacaacatcaacatcaccaatcTGTATCATTATCCGATTATTTATGTAATAAAACAAGTactgataatgaaaatgatgatgtatcaacaacaactactacaacaaatacaaataaatcaaataataataataataataataataataataataataataataataataatggtatgaatttattaaataaaattaaaagtaaattaaaagaagataaaattaaacattaTGAAACGATATTTTCAGCATATAATGAATCTTATGAAACATTGAAAGAGGGTGGTATTTCAGTATTGAATGGTGAAGTGTTGGTATgtatttttcaatatttagaTATAAAGGAAATTTGTTGTTTAGCACAAACTTGTAGTTGGTGGAGAATAGTTTCAGAACAAAATGTATTATGGTTAAAGAAATTCAATGAACGATTTCAAAGACCTAAGACCATCATAGATAGATTTTCACCAAACGAATCATGGAAAGAGCTCTATATTCAACATTATTTCTTGGACACATCATATATGGAGTTTGAAAGATTATTATCACTGTTTCCAGTCACTGTAGAGTATGAACTTGACATTACAATATTGTTAAGTAAAGTATTGAATTACTTAAAACATACAGAATGTAGATCAGAATACATCGATAAATTGGAACATCTTAAAAATATTCATCttacattttcaaataaaatcgaAGCTGCCAATTGTTATATTAAACATAGTGAATTAATATCTTGGGATtcaaatcaatattttcaacaaGAATTTGGTTATCCTCGTGAATCTCATTCAGATAGAAAAGAACGTATTCTAAAAGCTGcaattcatttattatttgaaagtaAATATTGGGAAcgttgtttaattttaattaatcaattaagaaagaaatataaaaaagaattaaaaaaacaaaataataataataataataataataataataataataataataataataataataataataataataataataataataataataataataataatgaaattaataataataataatattaataataataataatgaaaataatgaaaataatgaaaataataataataataattgtaatataccaataaagaatttattagtactaaaaatgattgaaatttCGAAATTAGAACATCAATGttatcaatcaattgaaagtAAAGAAAGATTTTTCGAAGAATATTTCTTTGTAGAATTTCGTGGTAAAGGATCTTTTCCAAAGAGTGTAGATGGTAAAGATTTTATATTTCGTGGTAAAGAATTGGAGAAATTAGGTTCATTCGTATcaagattaaaaaatagatatcCAGGTGCTCAAGTGATTCCAAAACAACAAGGTGTTGATTTATCACAAACAAATGGTCAATTCATTCATATTAGACCATGTAAACCTGTTTTATTAccaaaagatattattagtagtggtagtggtagagGTGGTAATATTTGTAACAATAGTAGTAAAATTATAAGTGGTATTAGTggttattcaaataaaacacattataaatcattaaaatcatttataaataataattcaaaagtATTTTATTTCTCTGCaccatttaaaaagaatttaaataataataatattaataataataataataataataataataataataataataataataataatgaatttttaatgttaTGGACAAGAGATACatatataatttcaaaatcaatatttccATCATTAATTAGAAATTCAATGATTAGTGAAATTGTAGAGATTGAAAAGAATCCATTAGAGAATGCGATTGAATCATTAAAGAGAAAGAATAAAGAATtggataaaatatttaatcaaTGTAAAAAGAGTATGCAATGGAATAGTCATTTAACAATGTCATTGAATGGTGTAGTGGATGCAGTGGTTTCTGGTGGTATCAATATGTATAGAATGTTCTTTCAACAATCTTATTTAGATTCAAATCCAATCACTCATTTGGATTTACTAATTAAAttgaaacaattattattggatCAAAAATCATTGTTAGAGTTTGGACTTGATATTCATTCTCATTTATGTCCTGATAATATGAAAGCACTTCAACAAAATATGGAATTATGTTTTGAAAAATGGAAACAAAttgtaaatgaattaataattccatcatcatcatcatcatcatcatcatcatcagtcAATAAtcaagataaagataaagataaaagaGAATCAACTGAAATTTATGATAATCATgttaaacaattatcaaGATCTCATTCTGATTTagaatcaatattaaaacaattagatGAAAATACATCTGGCAGTACTTGTACTACACCAactaaacaacaacaacagcaaacTTCATCAACACcttcatcaccattatcaactattaatcaaattcaaaatcaattaaatcaaaatcaaattgaacaattattgaaattacaaactgaaaaatcaaaagaacgtgaaagagaaaaagaaagaaagaaagaaatggAAAGTTTGGCTTTATTAGCTTCTCTAGAATTGgattcaacaattaatgaaaatatatttgaaatggtaaatactaataataatagtaataatcatAGAAATAGTGGTAAATTAACTTCAAATAAACCaccaattcaaattaaatcaattactaCACCAATAAAACAATCAAATCAACAACCAAATCAACAATCAAATCAACAATCAAATCAACAACCATTACCAATTCAACCACAAAgaccatcttcatcattatctaATAGTAGTTCAAATATAACTTCAAATACATTATCAATACCAAGACCATCTTCATCTCTATCAAATTCATCACCTTGtttatcaaattcaccaCCAAAATTAACACCAACTAAATCAACTTTAAATATCAACCCTTCACCACAAAAGAAACCAACTTCTCCAAAAactcaaaataaaatcactACAAaactatcatcatcatcatcaacaacatcggCATCAACTTCAACTTCTAATACACCAAAGACAACTACTACAAATTCAACCATTACAAATACAACATCATCACAAACAAACTCAACTTTAACatccacaacaaccaaacaAACTCCAACCaaatcttcaaataattatttgaaaccACCATCAGTAGCAAGACCTTCAACAATCTCAAGATCACTTACTTCTATTTCAACACCACCATCAACATCTAAATCATCCTCATcgtcaacaacaaataaattgaatataacaacaccaacaaaaaCTAGACCAACTATTGGCTCAAATACAACATTTATAACCCCTAAAAAAGAATCATTACCAATTCCAATAACACCTTCTTCTACAaagaaatcatcatcatattcattatcatcaacatcagtaccatcaactacaactacaactacaacttctTCTCATTCATCATTCACTAGACCAACTCAAAGTACTTTAGCGAGAAAATTAGAAGTTGAATCAAAGAAATCAACAACATTAagaataaaatcaaaagataGACCAGCCATTATTGAACCAAAAACCCCACAAgctaaaaaacaattcattgtaccaacaacaccaacaaatacaacaacaacaacaacaacgacaacaacaaaatcaactgGTATCACATCAAGTAGTTTTAAAAAGAGTCTTTATGAAATTGGTGATCCATCATTAATATCTCCAACAATGTcgacaacatcatcatcatcatcatcaacatcatcaacaacatcatcaactacATCATCTTCAGTATACTCAAGTTCTATGTCGTCTTCATACTCTTCAAGAAGTAGTGGTGGAATTAAAACTTCTTCACTATCATCATCCAGTAGCCATATGTTTGGTGGTAGTGGAATTCAAATTAAACAtggtaacaataatagtaaactTTCTCCCTCTTCATTTAATCCAAATATGattcaaatgaaatcatcatcatcatcatcatcatcatcatcatattcatcatcatcatcatcaactgcttctacaacaactacaccatcaccaccactttcgacaataaatttaaatacaaatacaattcCATCACTTGATATTAGTAAGCCAATCGAaaaaccaccacaaccaattGCCTCTAAAAAACGTCTTAGTATTactgattcaattaaaagtgTTGTTAACCTTTTAAATGTTGATGattcaaagaaaattaaaacttcaactttaaaatcatcatcaatctCTATAAATAGTTCAGTTTCATCTACTTTAAAACCTTTACCAAAaaagagaatttaa
- a CDS encoding GCN5-related N-acetyltransferase, whose protein sequence is MSIIKLINDNSNIKELTKIFNDSFADYVYPLSVTELSLQQKIQGDNVSLDYSIGLYNKETNELEGFILHGVDNLENPKRLYNSATGVIPSARGKSVERCYNSMIPYYIEKGIESIILEVVTTNNRASKVYERCGFKIISTINSYKGLINKDLLKPFLYNHQSGDSGSVEVDEAMNNKINIKKLDCINDDVVEFLSSQNKNYPMMIPTWSNSIKAIKREFDLGFNKCWIATTTENDKVNIIGFLSVNDQTFRIRQLFVSPDYRNKNVATNLIHTMALEFNESTTFNFGIDSKFDNTINFFTKRLGFAYLLSVYEMLLNFENK, encoded by the coding sequence atgagtataattaaattaataaatgataattctaatattaaagaattaacaaaaatatttaatgattcattTGCAGATTATGTTTATCCATTATCAGTTACAGAATTATCACTTCAACAAAAGATTCAAGGTGATAATGTATCGTTAGATTATTCGATTGgtttatataataaagaaaCCAATGAATTGGAAGGATTTATTTTACATGGTGTTGATAATTTAGAGAATCCAAAAAGATTATATAATTCAGCAACGGGTGTAATACCAAGTGCAAGAGGGAAATCAGTCGAACGTTGTTATAATTCAATGATACCATATTATATTGAAAAAGGTATTGAAAGTATTATATTAGAAGTTGTAACAACCAATAACCGTGCATCAAAAGTTTATGAAAGATGtggatttaaaataattagtaCAATCAACTCTTATAAaggtttaattaataaagatttattaaaaccatttttatataatcatCAAAGTGGCGATAGTGGTAGCGTTGAAGTTGACGAAGCCATGaacaataaaatcaatattaaaaaattggattGTATAAATGACGATGTGGTTGAATTTTTATCAagtcaaaataaaaactacCCAATGATGATACCAACTTggtcaaattcaattaaagcaATTAAAAGAGAATTTGATTTAggttttaataaatgttgGATTGCAACCACAACAGAGAATGATAAAGTGAATATTATTGGATTTTTATCAGTCAATGATCAAACTTTTAGAATTAGACAATTATTTGTATCACCTGATTacagaaataaaaatgtagCAACCAATTTAATTCATACAATGGCATTAGAGTTTAATGAAAGTacaacatttaattttggtattgattcaaaatttgataatactattaatttctttacaaAAAGATTAGGTTTCGCTTATCTTTTATCAGTTTATGAaatgttattaaattttgaaaataaataa
- the ergic3 gene encoding endoplasmic reticulum-golgi intermediate compartment protein 3, whose translation MLISQLKKFDAYPKTVDDFRVKTYTGAIVSIIGGVFILWLFFSQVTLYFSTDIHHELFVDTTRGEKLKINMDITFHHLPCAYLSLDAMDVSGEHQFDVAHNIFKKRLSPTGQPIIEAPPIREEEINKKESVKDNNDVVGCGSCYGAEDPSKGIGCCNTCEEVRVAYSKKGWGLDPSGIPQCIREGFTKNLVEQNGEGCQVYGFILVNKVAGNFHFAPGKSFQQHHMHVHDLQPFKDGSFNVSHTINRLSFGNDFPGIKNPLDDVTKTEMVGVGMFQYFVKVVPTIYEGLNGNRIATNQYSVTEHYRLLAKKGEEPSGLPGLFFMYDLSPIMMKVSERGKSFASFLTNVCAIIGGVFTVFGIFDSFIYYSTKNLQKKIDLGKTF comes from the exons atgTTAATATCACAACTAAAAAAGTTTGATGCTTACCCAAAGACAGTCGATGATTTTAGAGTAAAAACATATACAGGCGCAATTg tATCAATCATTGGGGGAGTATTTATATTATGGTTATTCTTTTCTCAAGTTACATTATATTTCTCAACTGATATTCATCATGAATTATTTGTAGATACAACTCGtggtgaaaaattaaaaattaatatggatATTACTTTTCACCATTTACCATGTGCAT atTTAAGTTTAGATGCAATGGATGTTTCAGGTGAACATCAATTTGATGTAGCACATAATATATTTAAGAAAAGATTATCACCAACAGGACAACCAATTATTGAAGCACCACCAATTAGAGAGGAGGAGATTAATAAGAAAGAATCAGTAAAggataataatgatgttgTTGGATGTGGTAGTTGTTATGGTGCTGAGGATCCTTCAAAAGGTATAGGGTGCTGTAATACTTGTGAGGAGGTAAGAGTAGCATATAGTAAAAAGGGTTGGGGTTTAGATCCAAGTGGTATTCCACAATGTATTAGAGAAGGTTTCACAAAGAATTTAGTTGAACAAAATGGTGAAGGTTGTCAAGTATATGGTTTCATTCTCGTCAATAAAGTAGCTGGTAATTTCCATTTTGCACCTGGTAAATCATTCCAACAACATCATATGCACGTTCACGACCTTCAACCATTTAAAGATGGTTCTTTCAATGTTAGTCATACAATTAATAGACTTTCATTTGGTAATGATTTCCCTGGTATTAAAAATCCATTAGATGATGTTACAAAAACTGAAA tGGTTGGAGTTGGTATGTTCCAATATTTTGTTAAAGTTGTACCAACAATTTATGAAGGTTTAAATGGTAATAGAATCGCAACCAATCAATATTCAGTAACTGAACATTATCGTCTATTAGCTAAAAAAGGTGAAGAACCATCAGGTTTACcaggtttattttttatgtatGATCTTTCACCAATCATGATGAAAGTCTCTGAAAGAGGTAAATCATTTGCTTCTTTCTTAACAAATGTTTGTGCAATTATTGGTGGTGTATTCACTGTTTTCGGTATCTTTGATtcattcatttattattcGACAAAGAACCTTCAAAAGAAAATCGATTTAGGTAaaaccttttaa